A DNA window from Hordeum vulgare subsp. vulgare chromosome 1H, MorexV3_pseudomolecules_assembly, whole genome shotgun sequence contains the following coding sequences:
- the LOC123403730 gene encoding UPF0481 protein At3g47200-like, giving the protein MSMEPWSWVVTCDPGCWSMEETAAACSSDNRISFQTSLPSHSDSGMQLQVVEYAATATATATHDICSETVQVFEEVTQVFNDNYLVIMKDKMHKFPPSLGDVPDWWKVPATVAIGPYYHGEPGLLEAEQVKHSAANQCIRDSPVASLQEMYNAVFAVLPDALNLYYQDELAKFRHDDLLPMMFIDACFLVQFMRWYYLPEGDMHQALESYFSANYERICTDIMMLENQIPWVVVKTIFNLMPPAPSPWLSPWERFVIVMRRGLGNQVGPEDNIDVDPEYHPPHVLGLIWHYIVRNNNHHGDDDDEEDDHNNEDDDNDNDKDDDDKQKPLSISVAELAAIGITLVPTRKEWKAGLMSMRLKKKPRCFFVFGDLEVRPLYLSEGNAAWLVNMAAFELCKTPDFQSDHVHDRDSAVCSYLHLFAMLLDQQQDVHELQKEHLIEGGGLTSKMTLHFFASIGKNMRPGTFYLRIIMRIEKFRNDRSRLLRCILFLKRKRAKVMALISIIAAVVGILSSLQALKPH; this is encoded by the coding sequence ATGAGCATGGAACCATGGTCATGGGTGGTAACTTGCGACCCGGGTTGTTGGTCCATGGAAGAAACAGCAGCTGCGTGCAGTAGTGATAATAGGATTAGCTTCCAAACATCCTTGCCTAGCCATAGTGATAGCGGAATGCAGCTGCAGGTGGTTGAGTATGCAGCCACAGCCACAGCCACAGCCACGCACGATATCTGTAGTGAGACGGTCCAAGTGTTCGAGGAAGTAACACAAGTGTTCAATGATAACTATCTTGTCATTATGAAAGATAAGATGCACAAGTTCCCTCCAAGCCTGGGAGATGTCCCCGACTGGTGGAAGGTGCCGGCGACCGTGGCCATCGGTCCTTACTACCACGGTGAACCCGGCCTGCTGGAGGCGGAGCAGGTGAAGCATTCGGCTGCCAACCAATGCATCAGGGACTCGCCGGTCGCCTCACTCCAGGAGATGTACAATGCGGTCTTCGCCGTGTTGCCCGATGCCCTCAACCTCTACTACCAGGACGAGTTGGCTAAGTTCCGCCACGATGACCTTTTGCCGATGATGTTCATTGATGCTTGCTTCTTGGTGCAGTTCATGCGTTGGTATTATCTCCCCGAAGGCGACATGCATCAGGCGCTGGAAAGCTATTTCTCCGCCAACTACGAGCGCATCTGCACCGACATCATGATGTTGGAGAACCAGATCCCTTGGGTTGTGGTTAAAACTATCTTCAACCTCATGCCGCCAGCGCCCTCGCCCTGGCTCTCCCCCTGGGAGAGGTTCGTCATTGTGATGAGAAGGGGCCTGGGAAACCAAGTGGGTCCGGAAGACAACATCGACGTAGATCCTGAGTATCACCCGCCGCATGTCCTCGGCCTCATCTGGCACTACATTGTGCGAAACAACAACCACcacggcgatgatgatgatgaggaggacgaccacaacaacgaggatgacgacaacgacaacgataaggacgacgacgacaagcaaAAGCCATTATCTATCAGCGTCGCCGAGCTTGCCGCCATCGGTATCACGCTGGTACCGACACGGAAGGAATGGAAAGCAGGGCTAATGAGCATGCGCCTAAAAAAGAAACCCCGGTGCTTCTTCGTGTTCGGCGATCTCGAAGTGCGCCCCCTGTACCTGTCCGAGGGAAATGCGGCCTGGCTCGTCAACATGGCGGCCTTCGAGTTATGCAAGACCCCAGATTTCCAATCTGATCATGTTCATGATAGAGATTCTGCTGTCTGCTCCTACCTCCACCTCTTCGCCATGCTGCTGGACCAGCAGCAGGACGTCCATGAGCTGCAAAAAGAGCATCTCATCGAAGGAGGAGGACTCACCAGCAAGATGACGCTCCATTTCTTCGCTTCCATTGGCAAGAACATGCGCCCCGGAACATTCTACCTGCGCATAATTATGCGGATCGAGAAGTTCAGGAACGACAGGTCACGTTTGCTCAGGTGTATCCTCTTCCTTAAAAGGAAGAGGGCTAAAGTCATGGCCCTAATCTCGATCATTGCTGCAGTCGTCGGCATCTTGTCGTCGCTCCAAGCTCTCAAGCCACACTAA